One genomic window of Arachis stenosperma cultivar V10309 chromosome 10, arast.V10309.gnm1.PFL2, whole genome shotgun sequence includes the following:
- the LOC130956788 gene encoding uncharacterized protein LOC130956788, producing the protein MGYFKVKVYYGGWFTYKNGPLQYVGGETTVIEEIDGDRCSVFEAYVELKQFGYVEENIPSLWFKDPTYEDMEKNLKLFKSDADFIAMCRIAELRDYVELYVVHKVEEEEVFPDAGYIDIGEKDRMGDISERQELVLAEDDNGVEYGNSSDSDSLDSEYKPSGKEDDSEDDLHFTDSDDDLDHDVSGFQDVNVMSKKCRDVKKNAVANEDFEDEEGENSDDLDLEHEVGTEGSDSEHQGVRAIRFRKCDLKRVRAVCSGDCPFWVYAAKIGDEETWQLRSMNLTHTYTQAHRVGILHSKWLSKAFKKKVEANPKVKIRELISKAQKEWNLTVTKSLASKTKQIILDEIQGTLREQYKRIYDYGQEIMRVNPGSFIHIQVQRSPDLDNEAPASSMTNYCIFQRIYVCLEACKQSFQHCRSFIGLDGCFLKTPQGGQLFTAIGWDPNDQILPIAYAVVEAETKDSWTWFLSHLAFDVGLEKMERSTFMSDQQKGLLPAYDEVIPGVDNRFGVRHLYNNFRKRFSGLQLKKLM; encoded by the exons ATGGGTTATTTTAAAGTGAAGGTCTACTATGGAGGATGGTTTACTTATAAGAACGGGCCATTACAATATGTGGGAGGAGAAACAACTGtgatagaagagattgatggtGATCGGTGCTCTGTATTTGAAGCCTATGTGGAGCTAAAGCAATTCGGTTACGTGGAGGAGAATATCCCATCGTTATGGTTCAAGGATCCAACATATGAAGACATGGAGAAAAATCTGAAATTGTTTAAAAGTGATGCGGATTTCATTGCCATGTGTAGAATAGCAGAGTTGAGAGACTATGTAGAGTTGTATGTTGTCCACAAGGTTGAGGAGGAAGAGGTGTTTCCTGATGCTGGCTACATTGATATTGGGGAGAAAGATAGGATGGGTGACATTAGTGAGAGGCAAGAGCTGGTTCT GGCAGAGGACGACAATGGAGTTGAGTATGGTAATTCTAGTGACAGTGACAGTCTCGATTCAGAGTATAAACCATCTGGAAAAGAGGACGATAGTGAAGATGATCTGCACTTTACTGATAGTGATGATGACCTTGATCATGATGTAAGTGGGTTTCAAGATGTGAATGTCATGAGTAAAAAATGCAGGGATGTGAAAAAGAATGCTGTAGCAAATGAGGACTTTGAAGATGAAGAGGGAGAAAACAGTGATGACTTAGATTTAGAACACGAGGTTGGGACTGAGGGGTCTGATTCAGAGCATCAGGGAGTGAG GGCAATCAGGTTTAGGAAGTGTGATTTGAAGAGAGTTAGGGCTGTTTGTTCGGGTGATTGTCCTTTTTGGGTGTATGCTGCAAAAATCGGAGATGAGGAAACTTGGCAGCTACGCAGCATGAACTTGACTCACACATATACACAAGCACACAGGGTGGGGATATTACACTCGAAATGGCTCAGCAAGGCGTTTAAGAAGAAAGTTGAAGCAAATCCCAAAGTGAAGATAAGGGAGTTGATTTCAAAGGCACAAAAAGAGTGGAACTTGACTGTCACTAAGTCATTGGCAAGTAAGACCAAGCAGATTATACTGGATGAAATTCAGGGAACCTTACGAGAGCAGTATAAAAGAATTTATGACTATGGACAGGAGATCATGAGGGTAAATCCAGGATCCTTTATTCACATACAAGTGCAGAGGTCCCCAGATCTTGATAATGAAGCACCAGCATCATCCATGACCAATTACTGCATCTTTCAGAGGATCTATGTGTGCTTGGAAGCATGCAAACAGAGCTTCCAGCATTGCAGGTCCTTCATTGGTCTAGATGGTTGCTTTTTGAAGACACCCCAGGGAGGACAATTGTTCACTGCAATTGGTTGGGATCCGAATGATCAAATACTGCCCATTGCATATGCGGTTGTAGAGGCCGAGACGAAAGACTCATGGACTTGGTTTCTAAGTCATCTTGCATTTGATGTTGGGCTTGAGAAGATGGAAAGATCTACCTTCATGTCTGACCAACAGAAG GGTTTGTTGCCAGCATATGATGAGGTTATACCAGGAGTGGATAATCGGTTCGGTGTGAGACACTTGTACAACAACTTTAGGAAAAGGTTTTCAGGGTTACAATTGAAGAAACTGATGTAG
- the LOC130956789 gene encoding uncharacterized protein LOC130956789 — protein sequence MAAESSVSSRSKSSLHGRLLLCSHGEKSVLQTMETKENYGRRFWGCVYYEVHEGCNFFRWTEPETEVENPEIARMMRKVASLKSRTKAAEWKLMVVAVLGFFWVGWVPIFAAAEFFYVWA from the exons ATGGCTGCCGAAAGCTCAGTCTCGTCTCGAAGCAAATCTTCCTTGCATGGTAGGTTGCTGCTTTGTTCCCATGGTGAGAAGTCGGTGCTGCAAACCATGGAGACGAAGGAAAACTATGGTCGCAGATTCTGGGGCTGTGTTTACTATGag GTGCATGAAGGCTGCAACTTCTTTCGTTGGACAGAGCCAGAGACAGAGGTGGAAAATCCAGAAATTGCAAGAATGATGAGGAAGGTTGCCTCGCTGAAATCAAGAACGAAAGCGGCAGAGTGGAAGTTAATGGTCGTTGCTGTGTTAGGGTTTTTTTGGGTGGGTTGGGTTCCTATATTTGCTGCTGCAGAATTTTTCTATGTCTGGGCCTAA
- the LOC130956689 gene encoding uncharacterized protein LOC130956689 encodes MANSKAYFFSAFLFSFFLSIRVFARELFNEKKIQAYNVEDNELKGSRRSSSWPVDYNPNLNDIRMKFQKDYNYPTNYDSGGDIPILPILGIVIPFPKKPKQPPQQQEPNQNLNSNPKATPPRSKEEPRWIDPTDPPYRDKGSYPSQYRDSKYTLFFPLVQQKLPETKSSYYYYTPLFGYHQNDLQWNHHVSPKIRKDHYFTNFLG; translated from the exons ATGGCCAACTCAAAAGCCTATTTTTTCTctgcttttcttttttcatttttcttatctATTCGTGTCTTTGCTCGTGAACTTTTCAATG aaaagaaaattcaAGCATACAATGTGGAGGATAATGAGTTAAAAGGGtcaagaagaagcagcagctgGCCGGTTGACTATAATCCTAATCTCAATGATATTCGAATGAAATTTCAAAAGGATTATAATTATCCTACCAACTATGATTCAGGTGGTGATATTCCTATTCTTCCAATTTTGGGTATAGTTATTCCATTTCCTAAAAAACCTAAACAACCACCACAACAACAAGAACCAAATCAAAATCTAAATTCAAATCCAAAGGCTACTCCACCACGTTCTAAAGAAGAACCACGGTGGATAGATCCCACTGATCCTCCTTACAGGGATAAGGGATCGTATCCATCCCAATATAGAGATTCAAAGTATACATTATTCTTTCCTTTAGTGCAACAAAAACTACCTGAAACTAAAAGCAGCTATTACTACTATACTCCTTTGTTTGGCTACCATCAAAATGATTTGCAATGGAATCATCATGTGTCACCTAAAATTCGAAAGGATCACTACTTTACTAATTTTCTTGGCTAA